One Sphingomonas sp. LHG3406-1 genomic window carries:
- a CDS encoding YbaB/EbfC family nucleoid-associated protein: MPSLEEIMQMAQNAQAELQKAQDNLDKIEVEGQAGGGLVKVRCSAKGRIIAVAIDETLLVPAEKTMVEDLVAAAFNDARAKADQAAAAEMQKMSSSLPLPPGFQMPF, encoded by the coding sequence ATGCCTAGCCTCGAAGAGATCATGCAGATGGCGCAGAATGCGCAGGCCGAGCTCCAGAAGGCGCAGGACAATCTCGACAAGATCGAGGTCGAAGGTCAGGCCGGTGGCGGCCTGGTGAAGGTCCGCTGCTCGGCCAAGGGCCGGATCATCGCCGTCGCCATCGACGAAACCCTGCTCGTGCCTGCCGAGAAGACGATGGTCGAGGACCTCGTCGCCGCCGCCTTCAACGACGCCCGCGCCAAGGCCGACCAGGCCGCCGCCGCCGAGATGCAGAAGATGAGCAGCAGCCTTCCGCTTCCGCCGGGATTCCAGATGCCCTTCTGA
- a CDS encoding DNA polymerase III subunit gamma/tau, whose translation MTDDESPGLGLDLPAQPLEKSAGASPYRVLARKYRPQSFAELIGQDAMVRTLGNAIDSGRIAHAFLLTGVRGVGKTSTARLVAKALNCIGPDGQGGPTIDPCGVCEPCRAIAEGRHIDVTEMDAASHTGVDDVREIIEAVRYSAVSARFKIYIIDEVHMLTKNAFNALLKTLEEPPAHVKFLFATTEVNKVPVTVLSRCQRFDLRRIPAERLVDHFRRIAEIEQVEIETDALLMIARAAEGSARDGLSLLDQAIAHGSGMVTAEAVRDMLGLADRGRIRRLLSVLLAGDASAVLAEFDEAQALGIDPTALLRGLMEQVHAASRAKAGGAGDTLASAEERAASGELADSLGWSQLHRLWQLLLKGLADVTSAPDPNEAAAMVLLRLVHAADLPDPATLIARIQAGEGGVARTAALSAPAPASPRASIAPPPPEPAPAPAPAPSAPPTFAALADRLEEAGKAIRAVQLRSQVGLVRYAPPAIDLKPLQPLGSGFARELADDLKAVLGERWEVALSDGEAEPSLQQQDRMAEERARAAILAEPNVAAVLARFPGATLENVTAKDAHHA comes from the coding sequence ATGACCGACGACGAATCGCCCGGCCTTGGCCTCGACCTTCCCGCCCAGCCGCTGGAGAAGAGCGCCGGCGCGTCGCCCTATCGCGTGCTCGCCCGAAAGTATCGACCGCAGAGCTTTGCCGAGCTGATCGGGCAGGATGCGATGGTGCGCACCCTCGGCAATGCGATCGACAGCGGGCGCATCGCCCATGCCTTCCTGCTGACGGGGGTGCGCGGGGTCGGCAAGACGTCGACTGCGCGCCTCGTCGCCAAGGCGCTCAACTGCATCGGCCCGGACGGGCAGGGCGGTCCGACCATCGATCCATGCGGGGTATGCGAGCCGTGCCGGGCGATTGCCGAGGGGCGCCACATCGACGTCACCGAGATGGACGCCGCCAGCCACACCGGCGTCGACGACGTCCGCGAGATCATTGAGGCGGTGCGCTATTCGGCGGTCAGCGCCCGCTTCAAGATCTACATTATCGACGAAGTCCACATGCTGACCAAGAACGCCTTCAACGCGCTGTTGAAGACGCTCGAGGAGCCACCGGCGCATGTGAAGTTCCTGTTCGCGACGACCGAGGTCAACAAGGTGCCGGTAACGGTGCTGTCGCGCTGCCAGCGCTTCGACCTTCGCCGCATCCCGGCCGAGCGGCTGGTCGACCATTTCCGCCGCATTGCCGAGATCGAGCAGGTGGAAATCGAGACCGACGCGCTGCTGATGATCGCCCGCGCCGCGGAAGGCTCCGCCCGCGACGGCCTGTCGCTGCTCGACCAGGCGATCGCCCATGGCTCGGGCATGGTGACGGCCGAGGCGGTGCGCGACATGCTCGGGCTGGCCGATCGCGGCCGCATCCGCCGCCTCCTCTCCGTCCTCCTCGCCGGCGACGCTTCCGCCGTCCTCGCCGAATTCGACGAGGCGCAGGCGCTCGGCATCGATCCCACGGCCTTGCTGCGCGGCCTGATGGAGCAGGTCCATGCCGCTTCCCGCGCCAAGGCGGGCGGCGCCGGCGACACGCTCGCCAGCGCCGAGGAGCGGGCCGCCAGCGGAGAACTGGCCGACAGCCTCGGCTGGTCGCAACTCCACCGTCTGTGGCAATTGCTTCTGAAAGGCCTTGCCGACGTCACCAGTGCGCCCGATCCGAACGAGGCCGCCGCCATGGTGCTGCTTCGCCTCGTCCATGCCGCTGATCTGCCCGATCCCGCCACGCTGATCGCCCGGATCCAGGCCGGCGAGGGCGGAGTAGCCCGTACCGCGGCGCTAAGCGCTCCGGCACCGGCAAGCCCGCGCGCCTCCATTGCGCCGCCTCCGCCTGAGCCTGCGCCCGCTCCGGCACCAGCGCCGAGCGCCCCGCCGACCTTCGCCGCGCTCGCCGACCGGCTGGAGGAAGCCGGCAAGGCGATCCGCGCGGTCCAGCTGCGTAGCCAGGTCGGCCTCGTCCGCTACGCGCCGCCCGCGATCGACCTGAAGCCGCTCCAGCCGCTCGGCTCCGGCTTCGCTCGCGAGCTGGCCGACGACCTTAAGGCCGTGCTCGGCGAGCGCTGGGAAGTGGCGCTCAGCGACGGCGAGGCCGAGCCCTCGCTCCAGCAGCAGGACCGGATGGCGGAGGAACGCGCTCGCGCAGCCATCCTCGCCGAACCCAATGTTGCCGCGGTGCTCGCCCGCTTCCCCGGCGCAACCCTCGAAAACGTGACCGCAAAGGATGCTCACCATGCCTAG
- a CDS encoding 2Fe-2S iron-sulfur cluster-binding protein yields the protein MTLVRFLKTDGALDREVEAAEGANLLDVAQSADQPLEGTCDKSISCSTCHVILSAEDFARLPPASEEEEDLLDLAHGVQRTSRLACQLTVSGPVMTVRMPD from the coding sequence ATGACCCTCGTCCGTTTCCTCAAGACCGACGGCGCGCTCGACCGCGAAGTGGAAGCCGCCGAAGGCGCCAATCTCCTCGACGTTGCGCAGTCGGCCGATCAGCCGCTCGAAGGCACGTGCGACAAGTCGATCAGCTGCTCGACCTGCCACGTCATCCTTTCGGCGGAGGATTTCGCGAGGCTCCCGCCGGCGAGCGAGGAGGAGGAGGATCTGCTCGACCTCGCGCACGGCGTCCAGCGCACCAGCCGGCTGGCCTGCCAGCTGACGGTGAGCGGTCCGGTGATGACGGTGAGAATGCCCGACTAG
- a CDS encoding cysteine desulfurase family protein — translation MIYLDYQATTPLSPEVRTAMLPWLDHFANPHSPSRWGREAAAAIEHARGRVAALLPSGGETIFTSGATEALNMALRGTTGRIVTLATEHAAVLDTVEWLARHGRDVEVLPVRADGLVDLDHLRDALRKPTGLVAAMLVNNEIGVIQPVAEIAEAAHEAGALMLCDAVQGYGRMPVPSGPDLVAISAHKVYGPKGIGALWTRDGVTVEPLLHGGGQERGLRSGTLSPMLCAGFGEAAALARRDMSSDADHVRRLHEAALQALGPGWIVNGSTGHRYAGNLNLRRPGLDSARLIADCRSIAFSLGSACASGSGRPSHVLRAIGLSDAEARSSIRLGFGRYTTKEDVVEACALIRDAAEAQQQFAA, via the coding sequence ATGATCTATCTCGACTATCAGGCAACCACGCCGCTCTCACCCGAGGTCAGGACGGCGATGCTCCCCTGGCTCGATCATTTCGCCAATCCGCACAGCCCGAGCCGCTGGGGCCGCGAGGCAGCCGCCGCGATCGAGCATGCGCGAGGGAGGGTGGCCGCGCTGCTCCCCAGCGGCGGCGAGACAATCTTCACGTCGGGTGCCACCGAAGCGCTCAACATGGCGCTGCGCGGCACGACGGGGCGGATCGTCACCCTCGCGACCGAGCATGCGGCGGTGCTGGATACGGTCGAGTGGCTCGCCCGCCACGGCCGCGACGTCGAGGTGCTTCCCGTCCGCGCCGACGGCCTCGTTGACCTTGACCACCTCCGCGACGCGCTGCGCAAGCCGACCGGCCTCGTCGCGGCCATGCTGGTCAACAACGAGATCGGCGTCATCCAGCCCGTCGCCGAGATCGCCGAGGCTGCCCATGAGGCAGGTGCCCTCATGCTGTGCGACGCCGTCCAGGGTTACGGCCGCATGCCCGTCCCATCCGGTCCCGACCTCGTCGCGATCAGCGCCCACAAGGTCTACGGGCCCAAGGGCATTGGTGCCCTATGGACGCGCGACGGCGTCACCGTCGAACCGCTGCTCCACGGCGGCGGGCAGGAGCGGGGGCTCCGCTCGGGCACCCTGTCTCCCATGCTCTGCGCCGGTTTCGGAGAGGCGGCGGCGCTCGCCAGACGCGACATGTCGAGCGATGCCGATCACGTGCGCCGCCTGCACGAAGCCGCGCTCCAGGCGCTCGGTCCCGGCTGGATCGTCAACGGCAGCACCGGGCACCGCTACGCCGGTAACCTCAACCTCCGCCGCCCCGGCCTCGATTCTGCGCGCCTGATCGCCGATTGCCGCAGCATCGCCTTCTCCCTCGGTTCGGCCTGTGCCAGCGGCTCCGGTCGGCCCAGCCACGTCCTTCGCGCCATCGGCCTCAGCGATGCCGAGGCGCGCAGCAGCATCCGCCTCGGCTTCGGCCGGTACACGACAAAGGAAGACGTGGTCGAAGCCTGCGCCCTCATCCGCGACGCCGCCGAGGCACAGCAACAATTCGCCGCATGA
- a CDS encoding aminotransferase class V-fold PLP-dependent enzyme: MSRSRTYLDHAATTPVLPEAQAAMAEALGTWANPSSPHADGRAAKAALERARAAIADALGWRHDVIFTSGASEAIGMAAARAAPPRRIIGATEHDVVPHAMGEGAEPVPVDGSGRIDLDALGRLLGGPPALVAIQHVNNETGVIQPIDAIFRQVKAAGGLLLADCAQSAGKIDLPNADFIAISAHKFGGPPGIGALLVRDLATLAPSGGQEKGYRRGTQNLPAIAGMAAALATGAHRTAMPRLAALRDRLEKGVRAAGGLVIGDSTDRIPAISAIALEGASKDSLLVQLDLAGFAVSAGSACSSGKMKASRVLAAMGVPEPVAAGALRVSFGPQTVEADIDAFLAAFTAVAARRRAA; encoded by the coding sequence TTGAGCCGCTCCCGAACCTATCTCGACCATGCCGCGACGACCCCCGTCCTGCCCGAAGCGCAGGCGGCGATGGCGGAGGCGCTGGGTACCTGGGCGAATCCGTCGAGTCCGCATGCCGACGGCCGCGCGGCCAAGGCAGCGCTCGAGCGGGCGCGCGCGGCCATCGCCGACGCGCTCGGCTGGCGGCATGACGTCATCTTCACCAGCGGTGCGAGCGAGGCGATCGGCATGGCTGCCGCGCGCGCAGCACCACCGCGCCGCATCATCGGCGCCACGGAACATGACGTGGTGCCCCATGCCATGGGTGAGGGCGCCGAGCCGGTGCCGGTCGATGGCAGCGGCCGGATCGACCTCGATGCGCTTGGCCGCTTGCTTGGCGGACCACCGGCTCTGGTCGCCATCCAGCATGTCAACAACGAGACCGGCGTCATCCAGCCGATCGACGCCATCTTTCGGCAGGTGAAGGCCGCGGGCGGCCTGCTGCTCGCCGATTGCGCCCAGTCGGCCGGCAAGATCGACCTGCCGAACGCCGACTTCATCGCCATCTCCGCTCACAAATTCGGTGGCCCGCCGGGAATCGGCGCGCTTCTGGTGCGTGACCTCGCAACGCTCGCGCCGAGCGGCGGCCAGGAGAAAGGCTATCGCCGCGGCACCCAGAATCTGCCCGCCATCGCCGGCATGGCCGCGGCCCTCGCCACCGGTGCGCACCGGACCGCCATGCCGCGCCTCGCCGCTCTTCGCGATCGGCTCGAAAAAGGCGTCCGTGCCGCCGGCGGGCTTGTCATCGGCGACAGCACCGATCGCATTCCCGCGATCAGCGCGATTGCACTCGAAGGCGCGTCGAAGGACAGTTTGCTCGTCCAGCTGGACCTTGCCGGGTTCGCGGTCAGCGCCGGCTCGGCCTGTTCCAGCGGCAAGATGAAGGCGAGCCGCGTGCTGGCCGCGATGGGCGTTCCGGAGCCGGTCGCCGCCGGTGCCCTGCGCGTCAGCTTCGGGCCGCAGACCGTCGAGGCCGACATCGATGCCTTCCTCGCTGCCTTCACCGCCGTCGCAGCCCGCCGCCGCGCCGCATGA
- a CDS encoding alpha/beta hydrolase — protein MPEVIFPGPEGRLEGRFHPGLRPRAPVALILHSHPQAGGTMNNKIVQLMYQTFVKRGFATLRFNFRGVGKSQGVFDNGVGELSDAASALDWVQQIHPEAEQTWVAGVSFGAWIGMQLLMRRPEIKGFISIAPPANMYDFGFLAPCPSSGIIIQGEADEVVSPASVQKLVDKLRTQRHITIHHDTIPGANHFFANELDLLMKSVDGYLDMRLGR, from the coding sequence ATGCCCGAAGTCATCTTTCCGGGGCCGGAAGGCCGCCTCGAAGGCCGTTTCCACCCGGGCCTTCGCCCGCGCGCACCGGTCGCGCTGATCCTGCACAGCCACCCGCAGGCGGGCGGCACGATGAACAACAAGATCGTGCAGCTCATGTACCAGACCTTCGTGAAGCGCGGCTTCGCGACCCTGCGGTTCAACTTCCGCGGCGTGGGCAAGAGCCAGGGCGTGTTCGACAACGGCGTTGGCGAGTTGTCGGATGCGGCGAGCGCGCTCGACTGGGTGCAGCAGATCCATCCCGAGGCCGAACAGACCTGGGTCGCGGGCGTCAGCTTCGGCGCCTGGATCGGCATGCAGCTGCTGATGCGCCGTCCGGAGATCAAGGGCTTCATCTCGATCGCGCCGCCGGCCAACATGTACGACTTCGGCTTCCTCGCCCCCTGCCCTTCGTCGGGCATCATCATCCAGGGCGAAGCGGACGAGGTGGTCAGCCCGGCAAGCGTCCAGAAGCTGGTCGACAAGCTGCGCACCCAGCGCCACATCACCATCCACCACGACACGATCCCGGGCGCGAACCACTTCTTCGCGAACGAGCTCGACCTGCTGATGAAGAGCGTGGACGGTTACCTGGACATGCGGCTGGGGCGGTAG
- a CDS encoding threonine/serine dehydratase, with protein sequence MQTNDNLPTREEVLDAAERVRGLVERTPLTEVRFGGHRLWLKCESLQTGGSFKLRGASNRLALLNEAERKAGVVAFSSGNHAQGVAIAARRLGVPATIVMPSDAPAPKVEGTRAQGADIVFYDRRTEDRVAIAAALAAERGGVVVPSFDDRHIIAGQGTAGLEIADQCPEPVRRIVVCCGGGGLAAGLALACPEAGMVIVEPEGWDDMGRSLALGHIVPVAPDAPPTACDALQTPLVSPLTFGVLRQRGAAARSVTEAEVRAAVRFAWHELGLLVEPGGSAALAAVLAGKVELEPGTVVMLTGGNMDPAIHAEWVA encoded by the coding sequence ATGCAAACGAACGATAATCTTCCTACCCGTGAAGAGGTGCTCGACGCCGCCGAACGGGTCCGTGGCCTGGTCGAGCGGACGCCGCTCACTGAAGTGCGCTTCGGCGGGCACAGGCTGTGGCTCAAATGCGAATCGCTGCAGACCGGCGGCTCGTTCAAGCTGCGCGGCGCCAGCAACCGCCTGGCCCTGCTGAACGAGGCCGAGCGCAAGGCCGGCGTGGTCGCCTTTTCAAGCGGCAATCATGCGCAAGGGGTGGCGATCGCGGCCCGGCGGCTGGGCGTTCCGGCGACCATCGTCATGCCCTCCGACGCACCTGCGCCGAAGGTCGAGGGAACGCGGGCGCAGGGCGCGGACATCGTCTTCTACGATCGCCGCACCGAGGATCGTGTCGCCATCGCGGCGGCGCTTGCGGCGGAGCGGGGCGGGGTGGTCGTGCCCAGCTTCGACGATCGCCATATCATCGCCGGTCAGGGAACGGCGGGGCTGGAGATCGCCGACCAATGTCCTGAGCCGGTGCGCAGGATCGTCGTCTGCTGCGGCGGTGGCGGGCTTGCCGCCGGTCTTGCCCTTGCCTGCCCGGAAGCGGGAATGGTGATCGTCGAACCGGAGGGCTGGGACGACATGGGCCGAAGCCTCGCGCTCGGCCATATCGTGCCGGTCGCGCCCGACGCGCCGCCAACCGCCTGCGACGCGCTGCAGACGCCGCTCGTCTCGCCGCTCACCTTCGGCGTACTCCGGCAGCGCGGGGCAGCGGCCCGGTCGGTCACCGAAGCGGAGGTACGCGCCGCCGTGCGCTTCGCCTGGCACGAATTGGGGCTGCTGGTCGAACCGGGCGGATCGGCGGCGCTTGCGGCCGTGCTCGCCGGCAAGGTCGAACTGGAGCCCGGAACGGTAGTGATGCTGACCGGCGGCAATATGGACCCCGCGATCCATGCCGAATGGGTGGCCTAG
- a CDS encoding type III PLP-dependent enzyme yields MARLKPVQPVTLLRPHAAKAAARFFVEKFPGRSLYAVKANPSPDLLRVLWDGGVTHYDVASIGEVRLVRETLPQAVLCFMHPVKAEEAISEAYHEHGVRTFSLDSLDELEKIVAATASDGVAASDLNLLVRLRVSSEHSKLSLASKFGADPSELKALLMAARQASDALGLCFHVGSQAMSPAAYAEAMARVRDAIVEAAVTVDIVDVGGGFPSSYPGMEPPALETYFAVIHEAFEKLPISYSAELWCEPGRALCAEYASVLVRVEKRRGDELFINDGAYGTLFDAAHIGWRFPVRLVRDEESDTRPHGFSFYGPTCDDLDHMVGPFELPADVAAGDYIEIGMLGAYGSAMRTRFNGFGSASGWAVAVTDAPMASLYGEAAAATRSNVVKL; encoded by the coding sequence ATCGCTCGACTGAAGCCGGTTCAGCCGGTGACCCTGCTTCGCCCGCATGCGGCGAAGGCAGCTGCCCGTTTCTTCGTCGAGAAGTTTCCGGGCCGGTCGCTCTATGCGGTGAAGGCGAACCCCTCGCCCGACCTGCTGCGCGTCCTGTGGGACGGCGGCGTCACGCATTATGACGTGGCGTCGATCGGCGAGGTCCGGCTGGTCCGTGAAACCCTCCCGCAAGCCGTGCTGTGCTTCATGCACCCGGTGAAGGCCGAGGAAGCGATCTCCGAGGCCTATCACGAGCATGGTGTCCGCACCTTCAGCCTCGACAGTCTCGACGAGCTGGAGAAGATCGTCGCTGCGACGGCGAGCGATGGTGTGGCCGCGAGCGACCTCAACCTGCTGGTGCGCCTGCGCGTCTCGTCCGAGCATTCGAAGCTGAGCCTCGCCTCCAAGTTCGGTGCCGATCCGTCGGAGCTGAAGGCGCTGCTGATGGCTGCCCGCCAGGCATCGGACGCGCTCGGCCTCTGCTTCCACGTCGGCAGCCAGGCGATGAGCCCGGCGGCCTATGCCGAAGCCATGGCCCGGGTCCGCGACGCGATCGTCGAGGCGGCGGTCACGGTCGACATCGTCGATGTCGGCGGCGGTTTCCCCTCGTCCTATCCCGGAATGGAGCCGCCTGCGCTGGAGACCTATTTCGCGGTCATCCACGAGGCTTTCGAGAAGCTGCCGATCAGCTATTCGGCCGAACTCTGGTGCGAGCCGGGCCGTGCGTTGTGCGCGGAATATGCGTCGGTGCTGGTCCGGGTCGAGAAGCGCCGCGGCGATGAGCTGTTCATCAACGACGGCGCCTACGGCACCCTGTTCGACGCCGCGCACATCGGGTGGCGCTTCCCCGTCCGCCTGGTGCGCGACGAGGAGAGCGATACCCGCCCGCACGGCTTCAGCTTCTACGGGCCGACCTGCGACGATCTCGACCATATGGTCGGGCCGTTCGAGCTGCCCGCCGACGTTGCTGCCGGCGACTATATCGAGATCGGCATGCTCGGCGCCTATGGCTCGGCGATGCGGACCCGCTTCAACGGCTTCGGCTCGGCCAGCGGTTGGGCGGTCGCGGTGACCGACGCCCCGATGGCCTCGCTCTATGGCGAGGCGGCGGCGGCGACCCGGTCCAACGTGGTGAAGCTGTAA
- a CDS encoding deoxyhypusine synthase — protein MNTPKINDTRKAELLSSTVEHIDITKFDARPIVEAMGKMSFTSRDLARATGIYNQMLSDPDCSVILVIAGSTSAGGCMDLYAELVRSNMVDAIVATGATIVDMDFFEALGHKHYQALEIPDDDTLRSLYIDRIYDTYIDEEQLQDTDFTIGKIADTLEPRPYSSREFIKEMGKWLLENGKKENSLVKLAYEHDVPIFCPAFTDSSAGFGLVKHQVDAMKAGRRYMTMDSIADFRELTDIKIKAGTTGLLMIGGGVPKNFTQDTVVCAEILGHEDVEVHKYAVQITVADVRDGACSSSTLQEAASWGKVSTALEQMVFAEATSVLPLLASDAYHRGHWKTRAKRQFAKLFD, from the coding sequence ATGAACACCCCGAAGATCAACGACACCCGAAAGGCAGAACTGCTCAGCAGCACCGTCGAGCATATCGACATCACCAAGTTCGATGCCCGCCCGATCGTCGAGGCGATGGGCAAGATGAGCTTCACCAGCCGGGACCTCGCGCGCGCCACCGGCATCTACAACCAGATGCTGAGCGATCCCGACTGCTCGGTCATCCTGGTGATCGCCGGATCGACCTCGGCCGGCGGCTGCATGGACCTCTATGCCGAACTGGTGCGCTCGAACATGGTCGACGCGATCGTCGCCACCGGCGCCACCATCGTCGACATGGATTTCTTTGAAGCGCTTGGCCACAAGCACTATCAAGCGCTTGAAATCCCTGACGATGACACGCTCCGCTCGCTCTACATCGATCGTATCTACGATACCTATATCGACGAAGAGCAGCTGCAGGACACCGACTTCACCATCGGCAAGATCGCCGACACGCTGGAGCCGCGTCCCTACAGCAGCCGCGAGTTCATCAAGGAGATGGGCAAGTGGCTGCTGGAGAATGGCAAGAAGGAGAACAGCCTCGTCAAGCTCGCCTACGAGCATGACGTGCCGATCTTCTGCCCGGCCTTCACCGACAGCTCGGCCGGCTTCGGCCTCGTCAAGCATCAGGTCGACGCCATGAAGGCGGGCCGGCGCTACATGACGATGGACTCGATCGCCGACTTCCGCGAGCTGACCGACATCAAGATCAAGGCGGGCACCACCGGTCTTCTGATGATCGGCGGCGGCGTGCCCAAGAACTTCACGCAGGACACCGTGGTCTGCGCGGAGATTCTCGGCCACGAGGATGTCGAGGTGCACAAGTATGCCGTGCAGATCACGGTCGCCGACGTCCGCGACGGCGCCTGCTCCTCCTCGACGCTCCAGGAAGCCGCCAGCTGGGGCAAGGTCTCGACCGCGCTCGAGCAGATGGTGTTCGCGGAAGCCACTTCCGTCCTGCCGCTGCTCGCCAGCGACGCCTATCATCGCGGCCACTGGAAGACCCGCGCCAAGCGCCAGTTCGCGAAACTGTTCGACTAA
- a CDS encoding MAPEG family protein: MHHPLAQPVALLAAWTFVIFFWMYVTRIPAMMKAGIDLKTLRGGTGSNLDKVLPPEIQWKAHNYNHLLEQPTIFYAIALLLIVTGSQSLLAVQLAWGYVALRIAHSLVQTTVNITRIRFLLFLAASLYLLGLVVIALAEAF; this comes from the coding sequence TTGCATCATCCACTTGCACAGCCGGTCGCCCTGCTTGCGGCCTGGACCTTCGTCATCTTCTTCTGGATGTACGTGACCCGCATTCCGGCGATGATGAAGGCCGGCATCGACCTCAAGACGCTGCGTGGCGGCACGGGGTCCAATCTCGACAAGGTGCTTCCGCCGGAAATTCAGTGGAAGGCGCACAATTACAATCACCTGCTCGAGCAACCGACGATCTTCTATGCGATTGCCCTGCTGCTGATCGTCACGGGTAGCCAGAGCCTCCTCGCGGTGCAGCTGGCCTGGGGCTATGTCGCCCTGAGGATCGCGCACAGCCTGGTGCAGACGACGGTCAACATCACCCGCATCCGCTTCCTACTCTTCCTTGCCGCGAGCCTGTACCTGCTCGGGCTGGTCGTCATCGCGCTTGCCGAAGCCTTCTAG
- a CDS encoding MAPEG family protein — protein MIATALLGPIVALVAWSLLVLFYLAFVRFRGIKRAGIKVDPSRGGRGQDLEGVLDPKCNWPAHNYAHLMEQPTLFYAIVLTLALMQFDHPVNVMMAWAYAALRIVHSIVQIFFNDLRIRFPLFLVSTLVLAGLTLHAALALLH, from the coding sequence ATGATCGCCACTGCCTTGCTAGGTCCAATCGTCGCGCTCGTCGCCTGGTCGCTGCTTGTTCTCTTCTATCTCGCCTTCGTGCGGTTCCGCGGAATCAAGCGGGCGGGCATCAAGGTCGACCCGAGCCGCGGCGGACGCGGGCAGGACCTGGAGGGCGTGCTCGACCCCAAGTGCAACTGGCCGGCGCACAATTATGCGCACCTGATGGAGCAGCCGACCCTCTTCTACGCGATCGTGCTGACGCTGGCGTTGATGCAGTTCGACCATCCGGTGAACGTGATGATGGCCTGGGCCTATGCTGCCTTGCGCATCGTCCACAGCATCGTGCAGATCTTCTTCAACGACTTGCGGATCCGCTTCCCGTTGTTCCTGGTCAGCACCCTGGTGCTGGCGGGCCTGACGCTGCACGCCGCGCTGGCGCTGCTGCACTAG
- a CDS encoding class I SAM-dependent RNA methyltransferase, with translation MSETVVRIAARGDGVTASGRHVAFAAPGDLVAEDGTITPGPHRQLPPCRHFPECGGCQLQHVDDEAFAAYLVARVEGALAQHDLTAEIRAPHLSPPRSRRRASLRALRAGGKVVLGFNAEKSNRVIDLAECHILKPELFALIAPLRSLLMLLLAPRRTAEMQLTLADQGVDVLLKGVTAEGFEAAQGLVDFAQEHGLARLSLDEGLGPEVRWEPQPATVTLSGRPVPLPIGAFLQATEDGEAALVASVIEAVGDPAHSADLFAGIGTFAMALSGRVCAAEAGRDSILAMKRAAPAIQAEHRDLYRRPLMTGELAGLDAVVLDPPRSGAEAQVEQLAASPVPRIAYVSCNPATFARDAAMLASGGYRLDWVRPVGQFRWSTHVELAAAFSR, from the coding sequence GTGAGCGAGACCGTCGTCCGGATCGCGGCGCGCGGAGACGGGGTGACGGCGAGCGGTCGCCACGTCGCCTTCGCGGCGCCTGGCGACCTCGTCGCCGAGGACGGCACGATCACGCCCGGTCCCCACCGGCAACTGCCGCCATGCCGTCACTTTCCCGAATGCGGCGGCTGCCAGCTACAGCATGTCGATGACGAGGCGTTCGCGGCTTATCTGGTCGCCCGCGTCGAGGGCGCGCTCGCGCAGCACGACCTGACGGCGGAGATACGAGCGCCGCACCTGTCTCCGCCAAGAAGCCGCCGCCGCGCCTCGCTGCGGGCGCTGAGGGCCGGCGGCAAGGTCGTGCTCGGCTTCAACGCCGAAAAATCGAACCGAGTTATCGATCTTGCGGAGTGCCACATCCTCAAACCTGAGCTTTTCGCTCTGATCGCACCCTTACGCTCGCTCCTGATGCTGCTGCTGGCACCAAGGCGCACGGCCGAGATGCAGCTGACGCTCGCCGACCAGGGCGTCGACGTCCTGCTGAAGGGAGTCACCGCCGAGGGTTTCGAGGCCGCGCAGGGGCTCGTCGACTTTGCGCAGGAGCATGGGCTGGCGCGCCTCAGCCTCGATGAAGGCCTCGGGCCCGAAGTCCGCTGGGAGCCGCAGCCCGCGACCGTGACCCTGTCCGGCAGACCCGTGCCGTTGCCGATCGGCGCCTTCCTCCAGGCGACCGAGGATGGCGAGGCCGCCTTGGTCGCGTCGGTGATCGAGGCGGTCGGCGACCCTGCGCATTCCGCCGACCTGTTCGCCGGCATCGGCACCTTCGCCATGGCGCTTTCGGGCAGGGTTTGCGCCGCCGAAGCGGGGCGTGATTCGATCCTGGCGATGAAGCGCGCGGCCCCTGCGATCCAGGCCGAGCATCGCGACCTCTACCGCCGACCGCTGATGACCGGGGAACTTGCCGGTCTCGACGCCGTGGTCCTCGACCCGCCGCGCTCGGGCGCCGAGGCGCAGGTCGAGCAGCTCGCCGCCTCGCCGGTGCCCCGCATTGCCTATGTCAGCTGCAATCCCGCCACGTTCGCGCGCGACGCGGCCATGCTGGCATCAGGCGGCTACCGGCTCGACTGGGTGCGCCCGGTCGGCCAGTTCCGCTGGTCCACCCACGTCGAACTGGCGGCCGCCTTCTCGCGCTAG